A genomic stretch from Thermodesulfobacteriota bacterium includes:
- a CDS encoding rhodanese-like domain-containing protein, with the protein MTFLDRLRGVKTLEPEEARRWMEDRSEGSYVLLDVRQPREYVEAGHLPGAVLIPLPELPDRLAELDPAAPVLAY; encoded by the coding sequence ATGACATTCCTCGACCGGCTGCGGGGCGTCAAGACACTGGAACCAGAGGAGGCCCGCCGGTGGATGGAGGACCGGTCCGAGGGGTCCTACGTTCTTCTCGACGTGCGCCAACCTCGGGAGTATGTGGAAGCGGGACACCTTCCCGGAGCGGTCCTGATCCCTCTACCGGAGCTCCCGGACCGCTTGGCGGAGCTCGACCCGGCCGCGCCGGTCCTGGCGTATTGA
- a CDS encoding ferritin family protein, which translates to MDAWHGLVSRAGVAQGMWLLEEGETPAGALALAYGLEEGSRRFYQDLADRSSDAACRRLFALLAEAEVRHEDRLWEAYRALPDGTSTGRSAFEHAVVPRALEGGLTPDEVLARTGTFPLTPEDALDLALALEADALDLYLRMAWVVGDEGVRAVFLRTAEEEKAHLRRLGELRGAHGLPEAG; encoded by the coding sequence ATGGACGCCTGGCACGGCCTGGTCTCTCGGGCCGGGGTGGCTCAGGGGATGTGGCTCCTGGAGGAAGGGGAGACGCCGGCCGGTGCGCTGGCGCTGGCCTACGGCCTGGAGGAGGGTTCGCGCCGCTTCTACCAGGATCTGGCCGACCGGTCGAGCGATGCCGCCTGCCGGCGCCTGTTCGCGCTCCTGGCGGAGGCCGAGGTCCGCCACGAAGACCGCCTGTGGGAGGCGTACCGGGCCCTCCCGGACGGCACGAGCACGGGCCGGTCTGCCTTCGAGCATGCGGTCGTGCCGCGCGCCCTGGAGGGTGGGCTCACGCCCGATGAGGTCCTGGCGCGGACCGGGACCTTCCCGCTCACGCCGGAAGACGCCCTGGATCTGGCCCTGGCCTTGGAAGCGGACGCCCTGGATCTGTATCTGCGCATGGCCTGGGTGGTTGGGGACGAGGGGGTTCGGGCGGTCTTCCTGCGCACGGCCGAGGAGGAGAAGGCTCACCTGCGGCGCCTGGGGGAGCTTCGCGGGGCACACGGCCTCCCGGAAGCCGGCTAG